From a region of the Deltaproteobacteria bacterium genome:
- the proB gene encoding glutamate 5-kinase produces MNSRHFIQKTKLWVIKIGSSILTDSQGTPDVKIFSRLAQEMAQLRASGKQVILVSSGAIACGMHKIGLQTKPTQIAKKQAIAAAGQISLMNFYERAFSKHALNIAQILLTREDLSSPERHLNTRHAIHELLKMNCIPIINENDTVAVEEIKVGDNDNLSAWVSEVAQASLLVILTDQEGLYTADPRRNPQAEKLSLVEKISAKIKKLAQDTQGRGTTGGMITKLQAAERALSFGISTVIASGRRAGVLVSLAQGNEEGTLFLAQNSRGREK; encoded by the coding sequence ATGAACTCCAGACACTTCATCCAAAAAACAAAGCTCTGGGTCATCAAAATTGGCAGCTCTATTTTGACCGATAGTCAGGGAACGCCCGATGTAAAAATCTTTTCCCGACTTGCCCAAGAAATGGCTCAGCTTCGGGCCAGCGGAAAGCAAGTGATCCTCGTTTCCTCGGGTGCAATCGCCTGTGGCATGCACAAGATAGGGCTTCAGACAAAACCCACGCAAATTGCAAAAAAACAGGCCATCGCTGCGGCTGGGCAGATTAGTCTGATGAATTTTTATGAAAGGGCTTTTTCAAAACATGCCCTAAACATCGCTCAAATTTTGCTCACGCGAGAAGACCTTAGTTCCCCTGAACGCCACTTGAACACCCGTCATGCGATTCACGAATTGTTAAAGATGAATTGCATCCCTATCATCAACGAAAACGATACGGTGGCCGTCGAAGAAATCAAGGTGGGGGATAATGATAATCTTTCGGCCTGGGTGAGTGAAGTGGCTCAAGCTTCCTTGCTGGTAATTTTAACTGATCAAGAAGGTCTTTATACGGCAGATCCCCGAAGGAATCCTCAGGCAGAAAAACTGAGCCTCGTTGAAAAAATATCTGCCAAGATCAAAAAATTGGCCCAAGATACCCAAGGCCGAGGAACCACAGGCGGCATGATTACCAAGCTACAGGCAGCTGAGCGAGCCCTCTCCTTTGGAATTTCGACGGTGATAGCCTCCGGAAGAAGGGCGGGCGTTCTTGTTTCTTTGGCCCAAGGAAATGAAGAAGGAACTTTATTTTTAGCCCAAAATAGCAGGGGGAGAGAGAAATGA
- a CDS encoding 1-acyl-sn-glycerol-3-phosphate acyltransferase yields MFLSLIYLPLLLKIFSFLFPQKDRSSYLSKLGHWEYFFSPWRDTLLASGLFIFSLFDFYHAHPVRAFCFFALAILSVLNRLHRYSFRKAFCEWVYKIDNLEPGEFFETYYRGLGSFRRPFPQEARRVSFEKIDYRQGKATRQIFSPLILSAIDTATLAKLAIFAMQNFEGQKGIDMFDAFARIWGARIVQRAQISLECVPSPLRGEGKGEGEKLDGKLLLVFNHKSYLDFALNFFALGALQNKGRHLRPRFIAAKDHFIDNPLFYSWLGVGQCIQKAGMIFINRQEGKGWLAMQEAAQKLTDTDVEVAVYPQGTRAWGLLDSENNRIDAGYYTTFSKKKLTDPRGHLKLGTAQLVLDAALKLREKNESLQVLFIGIDGSATVGPKGSFKIQTESEVFYRLGKLWKVELPDVELENPQGQECSKEAHHNYLATLEAIQGQIDRELEKTTRRHKLLIERFVIDCPENGDQLEQYLEREDAIENNLPFILLDRLYALPHSLWRGYQEALVQLILHPAAPEEWEKLLLDVSLKLLRK; encoded by the coding sequence ATGTTTTTAAGCCTGATTTACTTGCCACTTTTATTAAAGATCTTCTCTTTTCTCTTTCCACAAAAGGACCGCTCATCCTATCTGAGCAAACTGGGACATTGGGAATATTTTTTCTCTCCCTGGCGAGATACACTGCTTGCTAGCGGTCTTTTCATTTTTTCATTGTTCGATTTTTATCATGCACATCCTGTCAGGGCTTTTTGCTTCTTCGCCTTGGCTATTCTTTCTGTCCTCAATCGTTTGCATCGCTATTCTTTTCGCAAGGCTTTTTGCGAATGGGTTTATAAAATCGATAATCTTGAACCGGGTGAGTTTTTTGAGACTTACTACCGAGGGCTGGGATCTTTCAGGCGCCCCTTCCCTCAAGAGGCCAGGCGGGTGAGTTTTGAGAAAATTGATTATCGCCAGGGGAAGGCAACTCGGCAAATATTTAGCCCTCTTATTTTATCTGCCATCGATACGGCGACGCTCGCCAAATTGGCTATTTTTGCCATGCAAAATTTTGAAGGGCAAAAAGGGATAGACATGTTTGATGCCTTCGCCCGCATCTGGGGAGCGCGTATTGTTCAGCGGGCGCAGATTTCACTAGAGTGTGTCCCCTCTCCCTTGAGGGGAGAGGGTAAGGGTGAGGGTGAAAAATTAGACGGAAAACTCCTGCTCGTCTTCAACCACAAAAGTTATCTCGATTTTGCCCTCAACTTTTTTGCCTTGGGGGCACTTCAAAACAAGGGGAGGCATCTGCGTCCCCGCTTTATTGCCGCCAAAGATCATTTTATTGATAATCCGCTTTTTTATTCCTGGTTGGGTGTCGGCCAGTGTATTCAAAAGGCCGGCATGATTTTTATCAATCGTCAAGAAGGCAAAGGCTGGCTGGCTATGCAGGAAGCGGCGCAAAAGCTGACGGATACGGATGTGGAGGTCGCCGTATATCCGCAGGGCACGCGAGCTTGGGGCCTGCTTGATTCGGAAAACAACAGAATTGACGCAGGTTATTACACCACATTTTCCAAAAAAAAATTAACAGACCCTCGTGGCCATCTCAAATTAGGCACCGCCCAACTCGTGCTGGATGCCGCCCTGAAGCTGAGAGAAAAAAACGAAAGCCTGCAGGTTTTATTTATCGGTATTGATGGCAGTGCCACCGTGGGACCCAAGGGTTCTTTTAAAATTCAAACCGAAAGTGAAGTGTTTTACCGCTTGGGAAAACTTTGGAAAGTGGAATTGCCCGATGTCGAGCTTGAAAATCCCCAAGGGCAAGAATGCAGCAAGGAAGCCCATCATAATTATTTGGCCACGCTGGAAGCCATTCAGGGGCAGATAGACCGTGAATTGGAAAAGACCACCCGCCGACATAAATTGTTAATTGAGCGGTTTGTGATCGATTGCCCCGAAAATGGAGATCAACTGGAGCAATATTTGGAACGCGAAGACGCAATTGAAAATAATCTTCCCTTTATCCTCCTCGATCGTCTATATGCTTTACCCCACAGCCTTTGGAGGGGATATCAGGAAGCCTTGGTGCAATTGATACTCCATCCTGCGGCGCCTGAAGAATGGGAAAAATTATTACTGGATGTATCGTTGAAATTGTTGAGAAAATAA
- a CDS encoding RNA pseudouridine synthase, with protein sequence MNLPTKIEIHLESEDFLVIEKPAGMHCHPLKESDQNTLIQILAQKYPEVLTIGNPGREAGLVHRLDKETSGLILVARNHSTYSFLRNEFQARRVRKEYLALCPKMTNFEGWKKIDAPIAHHAKNKRKMQVGGKKARPAISFYQIEEQLADATLVRVRIETGVRHQIRVHLAHLGFPLLGDVLYKGEIRKGLEGFKLQAVLLEFQDPAHPSKKIRSQNMEAGGIAPPSGKI encoded by the coding sequence ATGAATTTGCCTACAAAAATTGAGATTCATCTCGAATCTGAGGATTTTCTAGTCATCGAAAAACCTGCAGGCATGCATTGCCATCCCTTGAAAGAGTCCGATCAAAATACGCTGATTCAAATATTGGCCCAAAAATATCCTGAAGTATTAACGATAGGAAACCCAGGCCGCGAAGCAGGCTTGGTGCATCGCTTGGATAAAGAAACCTCAGGATTAATATTAGTAGCGCGAAATCATTCAACTTATTCTTTTTTAAGAAATGAATTTCAAGCACGAAGGGTACGAAAAGAATACTTGGCCCTTTGCCCAAAAATGACAAATTTTGAAGGCTGGAAAAAAATCGATGCCCCCATCGCTCATCATGCAAAAAACAAACGCAAGATGCAGGTGGGTGGAAAAAAAGCGAGGCCAGCCATCTCTTTTTATCAAATTGAAGAACAATTAGCGGATGCAACTTTAGTCCGAGTGAGAATCGAGACAGGAGTGCGACATCAAATTCGAGTGCACTTGGCTCATCTGGGTTTTCCATTATTGGGAGATGTTTTGTACAAGGGAGAAATAAGAAAAGGTTTGGAAGGGTTTAAACTGCAGGCAGTTTTGCTGGAATTTCAGGATCCTGCTCATCCTTCGAAAAAAATACGGTCTCAAAATATGGAGGCGGGGGGAATCGCACCCCCGTCCGGAAAGATTTGA
- a CDS encoding patatin family protein: MPIPKKALVIEGGGMRSAYASGALVALHDLGLRDFDVIAGTSAGAACAINFVGGHPIRNFKILHEYLAGPRFIRYRNLFSKKNIVDVDYLLDEVLKKEIPLPLEEFLKGEARVYINTTDCSSGQAVYFEAREPGLVEHLRASCAMPYLYRRKVILNGRRHVDGGVSASIPIEKALQEKCDEIIVIGTRPKGYRKKPNPVGFLNYLFFPRYPNLAKALNQRWKIYNDTLDWLENPPANVKVILIRPEGKLSVGRTTRDPKKIKAAYEMGYRDAQKALKK, translated from the coding sequence ATGCCAATACCAAAAAAAGCACTCGTCATAGAAGGCGGAGGAATGCGATCGGCCTATGCCTCTGGTGCCCTCGTGGCCTTGCACGACCTCGGACTGCGTGACTTTGACGTGATTGCGGGTACCAGCGCAGGAGCCGCCTGCGCCATAAATTTTGTAGGGGGGCATCCCATCCGTAATTTCAAAATTCTGCATGAATATTTGGCAGGGCCCCGCTTTATTCGCTATCGAAACCTGTTCAGCAAAAAAAATATTGTGGATGTCGACTATTTACTCGATGAGGTTCTCAAAAAGGAAATTCCCCTGCCCCTGGAGGAATTTTTAAAAGGCGAGGCTCGCGTTTATATCAACACCACCGATTGCAGCAGTGGTCAGGCCGTTTATTTCGAGGCCCGCGAGCCCGGACTAGTCGAGCATCTCCGCGCTTCTTGCGCTATGCCCTATCTTTATCGCCGAAAGGTTATTTTAAATGGACGACGTCATGTCGACGGAGGTGTTTCGGCGTCCATTCCCATCGAAAAAGCGCTGCAAGAAAAATGTGACGAAATCATAGTGATAGGTACCCGGCCCAAAGGCTATCGCAAAAAGCCCAATCCCGTGGGTTTTCTGAATTACCTTTTCTTTCCTCGCTATCCAAATCTGGCCAAGGCCTTGAACCAACGCTGGAAAATTTATAACGACACGCTCGATTGGCTGGAAAATCCCCCTGCAAATGTAAAAGTAATTCTGATTCGACCGGAAGGAAAATTATCCGTGGGGCGCACCACCCGAGACCCAAAAAAAATCAAAGCCGCTTATGAAATGGGCTATCGGGATGCCCAAAAGGCTTTAAAAAAATAG
- a CDS encoding zinc ribbon domain-containing protein: MPIYEYHCLNCSKDHEIIQKASDKPLRKCPSCSGKMQKKMSLSSFQLKGGGWYASGYSKEAEKKVEKKVEKAAVPVAPASPKSPENKA; encoded by the coding sequence ATGCCCATATACGAATATCACTGTCTCAATTGCAGCAAAGACCACGAAATTATCCAAAAGGCCTCCGACAAGCCTTTGCGCAAATGTCCTTCGTGCAGCGGAAAGATGCAGAAAAAGATGTCCCTCTCCAGTTTTCAGCTGAAAGGCGGCGGCTGGTATGCCTCGGGCTATAGCAAAGAGGCTGAGAAAAAAGTTGAAAAAAAGGTGGAGAAAGCTGCAGTGCCAGTCGCACCTGCTAGTCCAAAATCCCCTGAGAATAAGGCCTAG
- a CDS encoding type II toxin-antitoxin system prevent-host-death family antitoxin, with product MKSVGSYEAKTHLPALLEKVSLGERITITRHGMPIAYLIPAKKFPATPVKEIIQELKKFNQDKKLGRLKISSLKAEGRR from the coding sequence ATGAAATCAGTCGGCTCTTACGAGGCAAAAACTCATCTACCAGCGCTATTAGAGAAAGTCTCTCTGGGAGAGCGTATCACTATAACCAGACATGGGATGCCCATTGCTTATCTTATTCCAGCCAAAAAATTCCCCGCCACTCCAGTAAAAGAAATCATTCAAGAACTAAAAAAATTTAACCAGGATAAAAAGCTGGGTCGTCTCAAAATTTCATCATTGAAAGCAGAAGGAAGAAGATGA
- a CDS encoding 1-acyl-sn-glycerol-3-phosphate acyltransferase, with amino-acid sequence MKTFSSASSSLAPRVSAESSENSIGALLGKVTKLFSFQYNDKPLDDQFYELHMFWLKLFHDIYFRVEHLGHVQEGLEVARHEHVIFISNHVIALEAALIGYYLYRNQAGKLGTLVYPEAFKLPLVREFFRSGQCVAATVENGVQTLFKKHLLLFPEGMDFVSHIINPDRVPKFHKGFLRMAKGYMEKSHRKHIKIIPIGHAGIEQVLKLWVVKNETFLDLFIKPFANYPFWIFPKLPFLMPSKVVMDWGSPVTLTLEDLKNEKKLIQKSNAFRSSLLALKARAAKLRGMETQS; translated from the coding sequence ATGAAAACTTTTTCTTCTGCCTCCTCTTCTCTTGCCCCTCGAGTAAGTGCCGAATCGTCGGAAAATTCGATAGGTGCTTTGTTGGGTAAGGTCACCAAACTTTTTTCCTTTCAATACAACGACAAGCCTTTGGATGATCAGTTCTACGAACTGCACATGTTTTGGCTCAAGCTTTTTCATGACATCTATTTTAGGGTGGAACATCTGGGGCATGTGCAAGAAGGATTGGAAGTGGCCAGGCATGAGCATGTGATCTTCATCAGCAATCATGTGATTGCCCTGGAGGCTGCCTTGATTGGCTATTACCTCTATCGCAATCAGGCCGGGAAACTGGGGACTTTGGTCTATCCCGAGGCCTTTAAACTTCCTCTCGTCCGTGAGTTTTTTAGAAGTGGTCAATGTGTGGCGGCGACGGTTGAAAATGGGGTTCAGACCCTTTTCAAAAAGCATCTTTTGCTTTTTCCTGAGGGAATGGATTTTGTGAGTCACATCATCAATCCGGATCGAGTCCCCAAGTTTCACAAGGGATTTTTGAGGATGGCCAAGGGTTACATGGAAAAAAGCCACCGCAAACACATCAAGATTATTCCTATCGGCCATGCGGGAATCGAACAGGTGCTCAAGCTTTGGGTAGTTAAAAATGAAACCTTTTTAGATCTGTTTATCAAGCCGTTTGCCAATTATCCTTTTTGGATTTTTCCCAAGCTTCCCTTCTTGATGCCTTCCAAAGTGGTGATGGATTGGGGTTCTCCAGTCACCCTTACTTTGGAAGATCTTAAGAACGAAAAGAAACTCATCCAAAAATCGAACGCCTTTCGTTCGAGTCTGCTCGCTTTAAAAGCGCGTGCCGCAAAGTTGAGAGGTATGGAGACGCAATCGTAA
- a CDS encoding radical SAM protein gives MKNLALKIENETESTTHETDPSFFRKERQKFFKQYLMPKLFFLFRGFPKNAVVSIDVTNKCNLRCKHCYFFAYEQKQELTPEQWLERLESLKKQGFPLYSATWVGGDPMLRKDLIEVGRKYFRGNIIVTNGTFALPDWKDVYFHISVDGTESYHNDIRGKDVYQKLKKNIHEAPEGLNISLATCLNKRNLFCMEDLLEEWAPNKKVKHILFDFFTPVKGVKHDLFIPFEEQEQIIDRILHLKKTKYGDFIGISERVLELMKGKERHKALGNNCVFLQKGHAFDPMGNKKDQCMMGKEADCERCGCVVPFYLKQRTERKYILQEMWADFKKWTKGKEVNKSIFR, from the coding sequence ATGAAAAATCTTGCGCTAAAAATAGAAAACGAAACCGAAAGTACAACCCACGAAACAGATCCTTCTTTTTTTAGAAAAGAAAGGCAAAAATTTTTTAAGCAATATTTAATGCCTAAATTATTTTTCTTGTTCCGAGGTTTTCCAAAGAACGCCGTGGTCTCTATTGATGTGACCAACAAATGCAACCTCCGCTGCAAACATTGCTACTTCTTTGCCTATGAACAAAAACAGGAGCTGACTCCGGAACAATGGTTGGAACGCCTGGAATCCCTCAAAAAGCAGGGTTTTCCTCTTTATAGCGCCACCTGGGTAGGCGGGGATCCCATGCTGCGCAAGGATCTGATTGAAGTGGGTCGAAAGTATTTTCGTGGAAATATCATCGTGACCAACGGCACCTTTGCCCTGCCCGATTGGAAGGATGTCTATTTTCATATCTCAGTGGATGGCACCGAAAGTTACCACAACGACATTCGCGGCAAAGACGTTTATCAAAAACTCAAAAAGAATATCCACGAGGCTCCCGAGGGTCTGAACATCTCGCTGGCTACCTGCCTCAACAAACGCAATCTGTTCTGCATGGAAGATCTGTTGGAAGAATGGGCCCCCAATAAAAAAGTGAAACATATCCTGTTCGATTTTTTCACTCCGGTCAAAGGCGTGAAGCACGATCTTTTCATCCCCTTTGAAGAACAGGAACAAATTATCGACCGCATCCTCCACCTCAAAAAAACAAAATACGGCGATTTCATTGGCATCAGTGAGCGAGTGCTGGAATTGATGAAAGGCAAAGAACGTCACAAGGCCCTCGGCAACAATTGCGTCTTCTTGCAAAAAGGCCATGCCTTTGACCCGATGGGAAATAAAAAAGATCAATGCATGATGGGCAAAGAGGCCGATTGCGAACGCTGTGGCTGTGTGGTGCCCTTCTATTTGAAACAAAGAACCGAACGCAAATACATCCTCCAGGAAATGTGGGCCGATTTCAAAAAATGGACTAAGGGTAAGGAGGTCAATAAATCGATTTTCAGATAA
- a CDS encoding NAD(P)-binding domain-containing protein, whose translation MHCSTQDVLLALLLDRFVPLHDEKFELKARCDLTLKLLEELKALSAPLPAGADTQKINQRTQAIIQAYALLKQNKKAEAEKLYEEALQTVMEGLELTRGDQKKWPALDLAQKSTRILTNYYYDQPERFALEKPYRELNTLSHLQNVQEFLGKNEILLAEKEVGFAQEEIRHVLALALGIDLIGIREDAETLSQTSNRPEREVTIEIFKQQINKCLNSSSLLAKNIAQFCEQDLMGFVRPLPAHDFKAKVVQGLKSEEELVGLLREQYQNLDLHLDASAQINWKNFFEKLLYLPNPHQHHYFRMPDVDHIANVKIWDAQGKLRLHFDAESRLVYAPSVEEMRSGKLDENPAVLDVAVIGGGPGGISAGVNLTAMGVFRYAIFEKSEANSTVRDIWSREKEADTFYSGPPGPIAGLVGMQDTTRAVFLNRMNSFLDYFHVNLRRKEPVNKIARENSLWSIETPQGKYLAKNVLMTAGRYGKPRLLKWEEGTADSDIRKSVVRGVEVDDIENASVLVIGGGNTAFDNVKSLSGNGSGRKKNTIYVSYHKKPFNVPVSLHVHNNDQFLQWEAEGKVKILWNTNTAGVEKVEENGKTRFKMNFREGETPTYIVVDYFAPAVGWMMDREMMEAVGLAFKEENKNPDINPNTQAAFTTQNAEKIPLTGLYVAGDYAEQKSVPLALSSNYRAAKAIAERLRG comes from the coding sequence ATGCATTGTTCTACACAAGATGTCTTGCTGGCCCTACTCCTAGACCGATTTGTGCCTCTGCACGATGAGAAATTTGAACTCAAGGCGAGGTGCGATCTAACTCTAAAGTTGCTCGAGGAACTCAAGGCACTTTCCGCTCCCCTGCCAGCCGGAGCTGACACTCAAAAGATTAACCAGCGCACTCAAGCTATTATCCAGGCCTATGCTTTACTGAAACAAAACAAAAAAGCGGAGGCAGAAAAATTGTACGAAGAGGCACTCCAGACGGTAATGGAAGGCCTGGAGCTCACTCGCGGCGATCAAAAAAAATGGCCGGCACTCGATCTGGCACAGAAATCCACCCGCATTCTTACCAACTATTATTACGATCAGCCCGAACGTTTTGCCCTCGAAAAACCCTATCGCGAATTAAACACCTTGTCGCATTTGCAGAATGTGCAGGAATTTCTGGGTAAAAATGAAATTTTACTCGCCGAAAAGGAAGTGGGTTTTGCACAGGAGGAGATTCGACACGTCCTCGCACTGGCCCTGGGAATCGACCTCATCGGAATTCGCGAAGATGCAGAGACCCTCTCGCAGACCTCCAACCGGCCCGAACGCGAGGTCACGATAGAAATCTTCAAACAGCAAATTAACAAGTGCCTGAACAGCTCGTCCCTTTTGGCAAAAAATATCGCTCAATTTTGTGAACAGGATCTGATGGGCTTTGTGCGGCCTCTTCCGGCCCATGATTTTAAAGCCAAAGTCGTTCAAGGCTTAAAAAGCGAAGAGGAACTTGTTGGTCTGCTTCGTGAACAATACCAGAACCTGGACTTGCACCTGGACGCTTCTGCACAAATCAATTGGAAAAACTTTTTTGAAAAGTTGCTTTATCTGCCCAACCCCCATCAACATCATTATTTTCGCATGCCGGACGTTGACCACATTGCCAACGTGAAAATCTGGGATGCCCAGGGAAAATTAAGGCTGCATTTTGATGCGGAATCTCGTCTGGTTTATGCCCCCAGTGTCGAAGAAATGCGTTCCGGAAAATTGGATGAAAATCCCGCTGTACTCGATGTGGCGGTGATTGGCGGAGGCCCTGGCGGAATTTCAGCCGGGGTCAATCTGACGGCCATGGGTGTTTTTCGTTATGCAATCTTTGAAAAATCCGAAGCCAATTCTACCGTACGCGACATCTGGTCGAGAGAAAAAGAGGCCGATACTTTTTACAGTGGCCCTCCGGGACCTATCGCCGGCCTGGTGGGTATGCAAGACACCACCCGCGCCGTTTTTTTGAACCGCATGAACAGTTTTCTGGATTATTTTCATGTGAATTTACGACGTAAAGAACCAGTAAATAAAATCGCCCGAGAAAATTCGCTTTGGTCCATTGAAACACCGCAAGGGAAATATCTGGCAAAAAATGTGCTGATGACTGCAGGCCGTTACGGCAAACCGCGCTTGTTGAAATGGGAAGAGGGCACTGCTGATTCAGACATCCGAAAAAGCGTCGTGCGCGGGGTAGAGGTAGACGATATCGAAAACGCCTCTGTCCTCGTTATTGGGGGCGGGAATACCGCGTTTGACAACGTAAAAAGCCTGTCAGGAAATGGCAGCGGCCGAAAGAAAAACACGATCTACGTTTCTTATCACAAAAAACCTTTCAATGTCCCCGTCTCCCTGCACGTGCACAACAACGATCAATTTTTGCAATGGGAGGCCGAAGGAAAGGTGAAAATTCTTTGGAACACCAACACGGCAGGCGTGGAAAAAGTTGAAGAAAATGGAAAGACAAGATTCAAAATGAATTTCAGAGAGGGAGAAACCCCCACCTACATCGTCGTCGACTATTTTGCCCCCGCCGTGGGCTGGATGATGGACCGCGAAATGATGGAGGCGGTAGGCCTGGCCTTCAAAGAAGAAAATAAAAATCCAGACATCAACCCCAACACCCAAGCCGCCTTCACCACACAAAACGCAGAAAAAATCCCCCTCACAGGCCTGTACGTCGCCGGAGATTACGCCGAACAAAAATCCGTGCCCTTGGCCCTGAGCTCCAATTACCGCGCGGCGAAGGCGATTGCGGAGAGGTTGAGGGGTTAA
- a CDS encoding sigma-54-dependent Fis family transcriptional regulator: protein MTNKIKILLVDDNPEVLSLLSDLLEENPKYKAYGVHSIEEAKALFKKHVFQLVISDLRLKNESGFDLLKELHQESPWVPVMVMTAYGSVDTAIEAIRKGAFDYIEKPFHSEKIFLTVSRAIETYSLRTQVYQLKQNLVNQSSYHHIISQSPKMQEVFSLIERLKSSDVNVIITGPSGTGKEMVARAIHESSVRSSGPFITLNCSAIPENLLEGELFGYKKGAFTDAKADKLGLLAEANGGTFFMDEVADLPLTLQPKLLRAVQQKEFRALGSTQMQNLNLRFLAATNQDLKQRVEEKKFREDLYYRLNVVHLDLPALKDRREDIPLLTEYFLEKISARFQKAFKGIQEGALQELISYDWPGNVRELENRMERAVALAEGEWISLKDLNLSKQNGSKNPHSSSGSGGLLSLQDMEKNHILKVLEAAKNNRSLAAKILKIDRKTLYNKLAEYQIQLPQEEEGLNIALEKN, encoded by the coding sequence ATGACCAACAAAATCAAAATCCTCCTTGTCGACGACAATCCCGAAGTGCTTTCGCTGCTCAGCGATCTGCTGGAGGAAAATCCAAAGTATAAGGCTTATGGTGTCCACTCTATCGAGGAAGCCAAGGCGCTTTTTAAAAAGCATGTCTTTCAACTCGTCATCAGCGATTTGCGTCTTAAGAATGAAAGCGGTTTTGATTTGCTGAAAGAGTTGCATCAGGAAAGCCCCTGGGTTCCAGTGATGGTGATGACCGCTTACGGGAGCGTGGATACCGCCATCGAAGCCATTCGCAAAGGAGCCTTTGATTATATCGAAAAACCTTTCCATTCTGAAAAGATTTTTCTCACCGTTTCCCGGGCCATCGAGACCTATTCGTTGCGCACCCAGGTGTATCAGCTGAAACAAAATCTGGTAAACCAATCGTCGTATCATCACATTATTTCTCAAAGCCCCAAGATGCAGGAGGTGTTTTCGCTAATTGAACGCCTCAAAAGCAGCGATGTGAATGTCATCATCACAGGCCCCAGCGGCACCGGAAAAGAAATGGTCGCTCGCGCTATCCATGAGAGTTCAGTAAGAAGCAGCGGACCTTTTATCACCCTGAATTGTTCGGCGATTCCAGAGAATTTGCTCGAAGGAGAATTGTTCGGTTACAAAAAAGGGGCCTTCACTGATGCCAAGGCCGACAAACTGGGTTTGCTGGCCGAAGCCAACGGGGGGACTTTTTTTATGGATGAAGTGGCTGACCTTCCTTTGACTTTACAACCTAAACTCCTGCGAGCCGTGCAACAAAAAGAATTTCGTGCCTTGGGATCCACCCAGATGCAAAACCTCAATCTACGTTTTTTAGCTGCCACCAACCAGGATCTCAAACAGAGGGTGGAAGAAAAAAAGTTTAGGGAAGACCTTTATTATCGTCTCAATGTCGTGCACCTTGACTTGCCGGCCTTAAAAGATCGACGGGAAGATATTCCCCTTTTGACCGAATATTTTCTGGAAAAAATTTCAGCCCGATTTCAAAAGGCCTTTAAAGGAATTCAAGAAGGGGCCTTACAAGAACTGATCAGCTACGACTGGCCCGGAAATGTTCGCGAGTTGGAAAATAGGATGGAACGTGCGGTTGCCCTAGCGGAAGGAGAATGGATTAGTTTAAAGGATCTAAACCTTTCCAAACAAAATGGAAGTAAAAACCCCCACAGTTCTTCCGGTTCGGGCGGTCTGCTGAGCCTTCAAGACATGGAAAAAAATCACATCCTAAAGGTTCTGGAAGCGGCTAAGAACAACCGGAGCCTGGCGGCAAAAATCCTTAAGATTGACCGTAAAACACTTTACAACAAGCTGGCCGAATATCAAATTCAGCTTCCTCAAGAAGAAGAGGGACTAAATATCGCCCTGGAAAAAAACTAG